A single Blastopirellula retiformator DNA region contains:
- a CDS encoding Hpt domain-containing protein, whose protein sequence is MTDTQLPDISGTSLRLALDNVRVQKFLDGLTPHIDELVAAVKDKNWTEAGRLSHFIYRCSEVYGYPEIAEIAGSVCNAAAGGDKQLAGRHVLKLLGAYARAGRKTMV, encoded by the coding sequence TTGACCGACACTCAACTACCCGACATTTCGGGTACCTCGCTGCGACTTGCGCTCGACAACGTCCGTGTGCAGAAGTTTTTGGATGGGCTCACCCCGCACATTGACGAACTGGTCGCCGCGGTTAAAGACAAAAATTGGACCGAAGCGGGCCGCTTGAGCCACTTCATCTATCGCTGCAGCGAAGTCTACGGCTACCCCGAAATTGCCGAAATCGCGGGCTCGGTCTGCAACGCCGCCGCCGGCGGAGACAAGCAATTGGCGGGGCGTCACGTGCTGAAACTGCTGGGCGCCTACGCCCGCGCCGGCCGGAAAACAATGGTTTAA
- a CDS encoding diphosphate--fructose-6-phosphate 1-phosphotransferase, producing MSAPKNMIVAQSGGPSPVINNTLRGIVEMARDMDNIGTVYGAHHGIEGVLKEELISLSDQPAEEISLLRYTPAAGSIGTCRYKLKDWQNEDFDRVIEVFKAHNIGYFVYIGGNDSMDTANKMAIMAQERGLDLIGIGGPKTIDNDVGDSEFKLIDHTPGYASTAKYWMHMVQYANEENQGSSPADPVLVMQAMGRKIGYIPAAARLADPNREMPLQIYLAESPCSLEELHQNVNEQLKKDGRCMVVISEGFNVGDIGEVKDAFGHTSFSSSQITVAQTVTNFLNQKGLAAKGAARCNVSGTDQRHAMAYASSVDLDEAYHAGQQAALLASNRESGFMSTILRNEGPVYSVRYDKAPLSEVANSERTFPKEWITPNGYDVTDDFIAYAKPLLGEGMVSLPMIDGRQRMTRLQPIFADQKLPAYVPQADRQKAPK from the coding sequence ATGAGCGCTCCCAAGAATATGATCGTCGCCCAGAGCGGCGGCCCGAGTCCGGTGATCAACAACACCTTGCGCGGCATTGTCGAGATGGCCCGCGACATGGACAACATCGGAACGGTCTACGGCGCGCACCATGGCATCGAAGGGGTGCTGAAAGAAGAATTGATCAGTCTGTCGGATCAGCCGGCCGAAGAAATCTCGCTGCTCCGCTACACGCCGGCCGCCGGTTCGATCGGCACCTGCCGCTACAAGCTGAAGGATTGGCAGAACGAAGATTTCGATCGCGTGATCGAAGTTTTCAAGGCCCACAACATCGGCTACTTCGTCTACATCGGCGGCAACGACTCGATGGACACCGCCAACAAGATGGCGATCATGGCCCAAGAGCGCGGGCTCGATCTGATCGGCATCGGCGGCCCCAAGACGATCGACAATGACGTCGGCGACAGCGAATTCAAGTTGATCGACCATACGCCCGGCTATGCGTCGACCGCCAAGTACTGGATGCACATGGTTCAGTACGCCAACGAAGAAAACCAAGGGAGCAGCCCGGCTGACCCGGTTCTCGTCATGCAGGCGATGGGTCGCAAGATCGGTTACATTCCGGCCGCCGCTCGGTTGGCCGATCCGAACCGCGAAATGCCGCTGCAGATCTACCTGGCCGAGTCTCCCTGCTCGCTGGAAGAGCTGCACCAAAACGTCAACGAACAGCTGAAGAAAGATGGCCGCTGCATGGTCGTCATCAGCGAAGGCTTTAACGTGGGCGACATTGGCGAAGTGAAAGACGCGTTCGGGCACACCTCGTTCAGCTCGAGCCAAATCACCGTCGCTCAAACGGTCACCAACTTCCTGAACCAAAAGGGCCTGGCCGCCAAGGGCGCCGCTCGCTGCAACGTTTCGGGTACGGATCAACGTCACGCGATGGCCTACGCTTCGAGCGTCGACCTGGACGAAGCCTACCACGCCGGCCAACAAGCGGCGCTGCTGGCCTCGAATCGCGAGTCGGGCTTCATGTCGACCATCCTGCGTAACGAAGGGCCGGTCTACAGCGTCCGTTACGACAAAGCCCCGCTGTCGGAAGTCGCCAACAGCGAACGCACCTTCCCCAAAGAATGGATCACGCCGAACGGCTACGACGTCACCGACGACTTTATCGCTTACGCCAAGCCGCTGCTGGGCGAAGGGATGGTCTCGCTGCCGATGATCGATGGCCGTCAACGCATGACCCGCCTGCAGCCGATCTTCGCCGACCAAAAACTGCCGGCTTACGTGCCGCAAGCCGATCGCCAAAAGGCGCCGAAGTAA
- a CDS encoding HAD family hydrolase, whose product MTYQIEPSKKFLVGIDSDGCVFDTMELKHKECFIPNIINYYELQGVSKYAREAAEFVNLYSKSRGINRFPALIEAMEWLSKRPEVKSRGYEIKIPQAVVKWMKEETKLGNPALEKKVAETGDEELAHALKWSVAVNEMIAGMVRGVPPFPYVQESLEKLKDSADMLVVSATPNEALEAEWSEHGLTQYVTAICGQEAGNKKETLTNATKYAENHTLMIGDAPGDYAAAKANNCLFYPINPGDEENSWKRFRDEGVDKFLSGEFAGDYQQALLDEFDRYLPSRPSWPVED is encoded by the coding sequence ATGACCTATCAAATCGAACCGAGCAAAAAGTTCCTCGTCGGCATCGACTCTGACGGCTGCGTCTTCGACACGATGGAACTGAAGCACAAAGAATGCTTCATCCCCAACATCATCAACTACTACGAACTGCAAGGCGTCAGCAAGTACGCTCGCGAAGCGGCCGAGTTCGTTAATCTCTACAGTAAAAGCCGCGGCATCAACCGCTTTCCGGCTTTGATCGAAGCGATGGAGTGGCTGTCGAAGCGTCCCGAAGTGAAGTCGCGCGGCTACGAAATCAAGATCCCGCAGGCGGTCGTCAAATGGATGAAGGAAGAGACGAAGCTCGGCAACCCGGCGCTCGAAAAGAAGGTTGCCGAAACGGGTGACGAAGAACTGGCCCACGCCTTGAAGTGGTCGGTCGCCGTCAACGAAATGATAGCCGGCATGGTCCGCGGCGTTCCGCCGTTCCCGTATGTGCAAGAGTCGCTCGAAAAGCTGAAAGACAGCGCCGACATGCTGGTCGTTTCGGCCACGCCGAACGAAGCGCTCGAAGCCGAGTGGTCGGAACATGGCCTGACGCAGTACGTCACCGCCATCTGCGGCCAGGAAGCCGGCAACAAGAAAGAGACGCTGACCAACGCGACCAAGTACGCCGAGAACCACACCCTGATGATCGGCGACGCCCCCGGCGACTACGCCGCCGCCAAGGCCAACAACTGCCTCTTCTACCCGATCAACCCGGGCGATGAAGAAAACAGCTGGAAGCGATTCCGCGATGAAGGCGTCGACAAGTTCCTCAGCGGCGAATTCGCCGGCGACTACCAACAGGCGTTGCTCGACGAATTTGATCGCTACCTGCCGTCGCGTCCCAGCTGGCCGGTCGAAGACTAA
- the gndA gene encoding NADP-dependent phosphogluconate dehydrogenase, whose protein sequence is MSEKCDFGLIGLAVMGENLALNVESRGYSVAVYNRTTEKTDAFIAGRAAGKKFVGCHTLEDLVKSLKTPRKVMMLVKAGPAVDAIIESLLPLMDKGDIIIDGGNTLYSDTERRTKYVEEKGLLYSGTGVSGGEEGALKGPSLMPGGSEAAWPELKEIFQSIAAKVGPNDDIPCCEWVGPRGAGHYVKMVHNGIEYGDMQMICEAYFLLKHGIGLTNEELYDVFAEWNKGELQSYLIEITRDIFSVKDEKTGDFLVDKVLDRAGAKGTGKWMSQLALDLGVPSTLVTTAVYARSLSAVKEARVRASKVLSGPTETYSGDKQEFINHVRDALYASKIMSYAQGFVQLQAAAAEHDWPLNYGDCALLWRGGCIIRAQFLDRIKEAFDADANLENLLLAPYFTDAVKKAEAGWRNVVATAATLGIPAPAFAGALAYYDGYRRANLPANLLQAQRDYFGAHTFQRTDEEGTFHAEWLKLRKEPEA, encoded by the coding sequence ATGTCCGAAAAATGTGATTTCGGTTTGATCGGTTTGGCCGTCATGGGCGAAAACCTCGCCCTGAACGTCGAAAGCCGCGGCTACAGCGTCGCCGTCTACAATCGCACGACCGAGAAGACCGACGCGTTCATCGCTGGTCGCGCCGCCGGCAAGAAGTTCGTCGGGTGCCACACGTTGGAAGACCTGGTCAAGTCGCTCAAGACGCCCCGCAAGGTGATGATGCTCGTCAAAGCGGGCCCGGCCGTCGACGCGATCATCGAATCGCTGCTGCCGCTGATGGACAAAGGGGACATCATCATCGACGGCGGCAACACGCTCTACAGCGACACCGAACGCCGCACCAAGTATGTCGAAGAGAAGGGTCTGCTCTACTCCGGCACCGGCGTTTCGGGCGGTGAAGAAGGCGCCCTGAAGGGTCCGAGCTTGATGCCGGGCGGTAGCGAAGCGGCCTGGCCGGAACTGAAAGAGATCTTCCAGTCGATCGCCGCCAAGGTCGGTCCGAACGACGACATCCCGTGCTGCGAATGGGTTGGTCCCCGCGGCGCCGGCCACTACGTGAAGATGGTCCACAACGGCATCGAGTACGGCGACATGCAGATGATCTGCGAAGCCTACTTCCTGCTGAAGCATGGCATCGGCCTGACCAACGAAGAGCTGTACGACGTCTTCGCCGAGTGGAACAAGGGCGAGCTGCAAAGCTACCTGATCGAGATCACCCGCGACATCTTCAGCGTCAAAGACGAAAAGACCGGCGACTTCCTGGTCGACAAGGTCCTGGATCGCGCCGGCGCCAAGGGTACCGGCAAGTGGATGAGCCAACTGGCGCTCGACCTGGGCGTTCCCAGCACGCTGGTGACGACCGCGGTTTACGCTCGTTCGCTCTCGGCCGTTAAGGAAGCCCGCGTTCGCGCCAGCAAAGTGCTGTCGGGTCCGACCGAAACCTACAGCGGCGACAAGCAAGAGTTCATCAACCATGTTCGTGACGCCCTGTACGCGTCGAAGATCATGAGCTACGCCCAAGGCTTCGTCCAACTGCAAGCGGCTGCGGCCGAGCATGACTGGCCGCTCAACTACGGCGACTGCGCCCTGCTGTGGCGCGGCGGCTGCATCATTCGGGCTCAGTTCCTGGATCGCATCAAAGAAGCGTTCGACGCCGACGCGAACCTGGAGAACCTGCTGCTGGCTCCGTACTTCACCGACGCCGTCAAGAAGGCGGAAGCGGGCTGGCGAAACGTCGTCGCCACCGCGGCGACGCTTGGCATCCCGGCTCCGGCGTTCGCGGGCGCCTTGGCCTACTACGACGGTTACCGTCGCGCCAACCTGCCGGCCAACCTGCTGCAGGCCCAGCGCGACTACTTTGGCGCCCACACGTTCCAGCGAACCGACGAGGAAGGGACCTTCCACGCCGAATGGCTGAAACTGCGGAAAGAGCCGGAAGCCTAA
- a CDS encoding SDR family oxidoreductase produces the protein MSDSYLRGLFGLEGRTAIVIGATGVLGGAIAEGLAQAGAKVVVSGMNPERGDAQATRIAELGGEAIFHPVDAVSKASLEELKAVTLEKFGSIDMLVNCAGVNSSVPYEEITEEDWDRVLATNLTGTHLACQLFAPFMAKQPGGGSILNIGSVTAHLPLSRVYAYSASKAAVVNLSQNVAREYATQKVRVNVLCPGFFPAEQNRKILDQDRVANIMAQTPMKRFGEPEELVGAAITLLSPTAGSFITGATIYVDGGFTAMRF, from the coding sequence ATGTCGGATAGTTATTTGCGGGGCTTGTTCGGTCTCGAAGGTCGAACAGCCATCGTTATCGGCGCCACGGGCGTTTTGGGCGGGGCCATCGCCGAAGGGCTGGCCCAAGCCGGAGCCAAGGTCGTCGTATCTGGCATGAACCCCGAGCGGGGCGATGCGCAAGCGACCCGCATTGCCGAACTTGGCGGCGAAGCGATTTTTCACCCAGTCGACGCCGTCAGCAAGGCGTCGCTGGAAGAGTTGAAAGCCGTAACGCTCGAAAAATTCGGTTCGATCGACATGCTGGTCAACTGTGCCGGCGTCAACTCGTCCGTTCCGTACGAAGAAATCACCGAAGAAGATTGGGACCGCGTCCTGGCGACCAATCTGACCGGAACCCACTTAGCCTGCCAGCTGTTTGCTCCCTTCATGGCCAAACAGCCTGGCGGTGGGTCGATTTTGAATATCGGCAGCGTGACCGCCCACTTGCCGCTGTCGCGGGTCTACGCCTATTCGGCCTCCAAAGCGGCGGTCGTCAATCTGTCGCAGAACGTCGCGCGTGAGTACGCCACGCAAAAGGTTCGCGTCAACGTCCTTTGCCCCGGCTTCTTCCCAGCCGAGCAAAACCGAAAAATCTTGGATCAAGATCGCGTCGCCAACATCATGGCGCAAACCCCGATGAAGCGTTTCGGTGAGCCGGAAGAGCTAGTAGGGGCGGCGATCACTCTCTTATCTCCCACCGCGGGCAGTTTCATTACCGGCGCGACAATCTACGTCGATGGCGGCTTTACGGCGATGCGGTTCTAG
- the zwf gene encoding glucose-6-phosphate dehydrogenase, protein MSHTIVIFGASGDLTSRKLIPALYLLHKKGRLPESTRVVGVSRTTFTSDAWRADLEETTRKFTGDSFDAAAWTEFAAQVYYQPGDLQDSGDMETLAGFLNELEGGEASRIYYLSTMPKLYPIAVEMIGAAGMADQSQGPRRVVIEKPFGTDLTTAQQLNSRVHKVFAEDHVYRIDHYLGKETVQNLLVLRFGNSIFEPLWNRNYIDHVQITVAEEVVVGRRGGYYDTSGVMRDMVQNHLLQLMMITAMESPVRFDASMVRGEKVKVLQAIRPMTGADFAQNTLRGQYDGYLNEEGVPSNSQTPTFTALKLWVDNWRWQGVPFYLRSGKAMSCRTTQIVIQYKEPPLTLFEHCESLEGNRLVIQIQPAEGLQVHIQSKVPDAGMRTRTTDLDFRFRRQFAGDLPDAYQRLLLDAIQGDASLFARSDEVELAWGIVDPILAAWNSPAASPLMKYEPGGWGPEESTKWMYKQGRQWFDVCPVLH, encoded by the coding sequence ATGTCGCACACAATCGTGATTTTCGGCGCTTCCGGCGATCTGACGAGCCGCAAGCTTATACCCGCTCTGTATCTGCTTCACAAAAAAGGTCGTTTGCCCGAGTCGACTCGCGTGGTCGGCGTCTCCCGGACCACGTTTACGTCCGACGCCTGGCGGGCGGACCTCGAAGAAACGACCAGGAAATTCACCGGCGACTCGTTCGACGCCGCCGCGTGGACCGAGTTTGCGGCCCAGGTTTATTACCAGCCAGGCGACCTGCAAGACTCGGGCGATATGGAAACCCTGGCCGGTTTCTTGAACGAACTGGAAGGGGGCGAGGCGAGCCGTATCTACTATCTCTCCACGATGCCGAAGCTCTATCCGATCGCCGTCGAAATGATTGGCGCCGCCGGCATGGCCGATCAATCGCAAGGCCCACGTCGCGTGGTGATCGAAAAGCCGTTCGGCACCGACCTGACGACCGCCCAGCAGTTGAACTCTCGCGTTCATAAGGTTTTCGCGGAAGATCACGTCTATCGCATTGACCATTACCTGGGCAAAGAGACGGTCCAAAACCTGTTGGTGCTGCGGTTCGGCAACTCGATTTTTGAGCCGCTCTGGAATCGCAATTACATCGATCACGTGCAGATCACCGTGGCCGAAGAAGTGGTCGTCGGTCGCCGCGGCGGCTATTACGACACTTCCGGCGTCATGCGAGATATGGTGCAAAACCACTTGCTGCAATTGATGATGATCACCGCGATGGAATCGCCGGTCCGCTTTGACGCGTCGATGGTTCGCGGCGAGAAAGTCAAAGTGCTGCAGGCGATTCGCCCGATGACCGGCGCCGACTTCGCCCAAAACACGCTGCGCGGCCAATACGACGGTTACCTTAACGAAGAAGGGGTTCCGTCCAATAGCCAAACGCCCACCTTCACGGCGCTAAAGCTGTGGGTCGACAATTGGCGATGGCAGGGCGTTCCGTTTTATCTACGAAGCGGCAAAGCGATGTCCTGCCGCACCACGCAGATCGTCATTCAGTACAAAGAGCCGCCGCTGACGCTGTTTGAGCATTGCGAGTCGCTGGAAGGAAACCGCCTGGTGATTCAAATCCAGCCGGCCGAAGGACTGCAGGTCCATATTCAAAGCAAGGTTCCCGACGCCGGGATGCGGACCCGCACGACCGACCTCGATTTCCGGTTCCGCCGACAGTTCGCCGGCGACCTGCCGGACGCCTACCAACGACTGTTGTTGGACGCGATTCAAGGCGACGCCAGTCTCTTCGCCCGCAGTGACGAAGTGGAACTCGCATGGGGCATCGTTGATCCGATCCTGGCAGCTTGGAACAGCCCAGCCGCATCGCCTTTGATGAAATACGAGCCCGGCGGTTGGGGACCGGAAGAGTCGACCAAGTGGATGTACAAACAAGGGCGGCAATGGTTTGACGTTTGCCCGGTCCTCCACTAG
- a CDS encoding response regulator encodes MTIRLLVADDHEVVRCGLKSLVSGTDIEVAGEARTGEETVRMVTSVNPDVVLLDIRMPEGDGLTTLGRIKLERPDLPILILSTYDNPTYVARAVALGANGYVLKGDPRDRLVDAIHTAANGESAWTRDELRRVTGALATPRLNADVEVPLTQRESEVLRQLALGLTNKEIAQALHISYETVKEHVQHILRKVGVSDRTQAAVWAVRKGLV; translated from the coding sequence ATGACCATTCGATTGTTAGTTGCCGACGATCACGAAGTCGTCCGCTGCGGTTTAAAGAGCCTGGTTTCGGGCACCGACATTGAAGTTGCGGGAGAAGCCCGAACCGGCGAAGAAACGGTGCGGATGGTTACCTCCGTTAATCCCGACGTCGTTCTGCTTGATATCCGCATGCCCGAAGGGGATGGCCTGACCACCCTGGGACGAATCAAGCTGGAACGGCCCGACCTGCCGATCCTGATCTTGTCGACCTACGACAACCCCACCTACGTCGCCCGGGCCGTTGCCCTTGGCGCCAATGGGTACGTCTTGAAAGGGGATCCCCGCGACCGTCTGGTCGATGCGATCCACACCGCCGCCAATGGCGAAAGCGCCTGGACGCGAGATGAGCTGCGTCGCGTGACCGGCGCCCTGGCCACCCCGCGTTTGAACGCCGACGTCGAAGTGCCGCTAACCCAACGGGAAAGCGAAGTGTTGCGTCAACTCGCCCTGGGGCTGACGAACAAAGAGATCGCTCAAGCGCTGCACATCAGCTACGAGACGGTCAAAGAACACGTCCAACACATTCTGCGCAAAGTCGGCGTCTCCGATCGTACGCAAGCGGCAGTGTGGGCGGTTCGCAAAGGTTTGGTCTAG
- a CDS encoding mandelate racemase/muconate lactonizing enzyme family protein, with protein sequence MAKPTDIRIRDVRISAEHINYRTPIKFGGRVVTDVTLLNVKLDVETADGRRGTGFGSMPMGNVWAWPTSLTSGDATLQAMIDIGTAIAESGPKLDQSGHPLELTAAAHTQYGDIAAKIAQDAGITEAVPKLAALVAASPTEAAIHDAYGKALGQNSYNVLGAEYANTDIATYLSSEFAGEYLDQYTSRTPQAKMPLYHLIGALDPLDQDELENPVGDGLPETLGDWILADGLTHLKIKLNGDNLDWDAARVAKIDAVATTAQTQRGVTTWQYSLDFNERCPNVQYILDFLAKLNESSPTALDRVQYIEQPTSRDLRANPENRMHAAAKIKPVVIDESLIDYESLLLAREQGYSGVALKACKGQSEALLMGAAAQKFGMFLCVQDLTCPGYSFLHSASLAARLPTIAAIEGNGRQYCPAGNVEWAKRFPSMFHITDGTVGTAALNGPGLGF encoded by the coding sequence ATGGCCAAACCTACCGATATCCGTATTCGCGACGTCCGCATCTCGGCGGAGCACATCAACTACCGCACCCCGATCAAGTTTGGGGGACGCGTGGTGACCGACGTGACGCTTCTGAACGTCAAGCTCGATGTCGAAACGGCCGATGGTCGCCGCGGCACGGGGTTTGGCTCGATGCCGATGGGCAACGTCTGGGCGTGGCCAACTTCGCTTACCTCGGGGGATGCGACTCTGCAGGCGATGATCGACATCGGTACCGCCATCGCCGAGTCAGGGCCAAAGCTCGACCAAAGCGGCCATCCGCTAGAACTGACCGCCGCCGCGCATACGCAGTATGGCGACATCGCCGCCAAGATCGCCCAGGACGCCGGCATTACCGAAGCGGTCCCCAAATTGGCGGCGTTGGTCGCGGCCAGCCCGACCGAAGCGGCGATCCATGACGCCTACGGCAAAGCGCTGGGGCAGAACAGCTACAACGTACTCGGCGCCGAGTACGCCAACACCGACATCGCGACCTATCTCTCCAGCGAGTTCGCCGGCGAATATCTCGATCAATACACGTCGCGCACGCCCCAGGCCAAGATGCCGCTCTATCATCTGATCGGCGCGCTCGATCCGCTCGATCAGGACGAGCTCGAAAACCCGGTCGGCGACGGCCTGCCCGAGACGCTGGGGGACTGGATCCTGGCCGACGGTTTGACCCACCTGAAGATCAAGCTCAACGGCGACAATCTCGATTGGGACGCGGCCCGCGTCGCCAAGATCGACGCGGTCGCCACCACCGCCCAAACGCAGCGTGGCGTCACGACCTGGCAGTATTCGCTCGACTTCAACGAGCGCTGCCCCAATGTGCAGTACATTCTCGACTTCCTCGCCAAGCTGAACGAGTCGAGCCCGACGGCGCTTGATCGGGTGCAGTACATCGAACAACCGACTAGTCGCGACCTGCGAGCCAATCCCGAAAACCGCATGCACGCCGCCGCCAAGATCAAGCCGGTGGTGATCGACGAGTCGCTGATCGATTACGAGTCGCTGTTGCTGGCTCGCGAACAAGGTTATAGCGGCGTCGCCCTGAAGGCCTGTAAGGGACAAAGCGAAGCGCTGCTGATGGGCGCCGCGGCGCAGAAGTTTGGGATGTTTCTCTGCGTGCAAGATCTGACCTGCCCCGGCTACTCATTCCTCCACTCGGCCAGCCTGGCGGCCCGCTTGCCGACGATCGCCGCGATCGAAGGGAACGGCCGCCAATACTGCCCGGCCGGCAATGTCGAATGGGCGAAGCGATTCCCCAGCATGTTCCACATCACCGATGGAACGGTCGGCACGGCGGCGCTTAACGGACCGGGGCTCGGCTTTTAA
- a CDS encoding TIGR02452 family protein, whose protein sequence is MTSRSTRRSIAGETVEILDRGTYVSNGEQVSIEPQLTESLAGTRLYTPEQAESLAAKLAAPDSPHNTQLRVDNCTTFAAVRRQIAEGFRDPVCLNFASAKNQGGGFLGGSQAQEESLARASGLYASLQKAPTYYEVNRAGGSCLYTHHLIYSPRAPVFRDDDDQLLPQPYATSIITSPAVNAGAVRQNEPQNVTQIEPVMRERLAHVLAVALAHGHDAIVLGAWGCGVFRNDPGEVARWMHEALTQDPRFVGAFAKVDFAVLDFTSEKKTYEAFRQQFA, encoded by the coding sequence ATGACAAGTCGCAGCACTCGCCGGTCGATCGCCGGCGAAACGGTCGAGATTCTCGACCGCGGAACTTACGTATCGAACGGCGAACAAGTCTCCATCGAACCCCAATTAACCGAGTCTCTCGCCGGCACAAGACTCTACACACCCGAGCAGGCCGAATCGCTCGCCGCCAAGCTTGCCGCGCCCGATTCGCCGCACAACACGCAACTGCGGGTCGACAACTGCACCACCTTCGCCGCGGTCCGCCGGCAGATTGCCGAAGGGTTCCGCGATCCGGTCTGCCTGAACTTTGCCTCGGCGAAAAACCAGGGCGGCGGATTCCTGGGCGGAAGTCAGGCTCAAGAAGAATCCCTGGCCCGGGCTTCCGGTCTATACGCCAGCTTGCAGAAGGCGCCAACCTACTACGAAGTGAATCGCGCCGGCGGCAGTTGCTTGTACACGCATCACTTGATCTACTCGCCGCGGGCGCCGGTCTTTCGGGATGACGACGACCAACTGCTGCCGCAGCCGTACGCGACGTCAATCATCACCTCGCCGGCGGTCAATGCCGGAGCGGTTCGCCAGAACGAGCCGCAAAACGTCACCCAGATCGAGCCGGTAATGCGCGAGCGACTAGCCCATGTCTTGGCGGTCGCCCTTGCACATGGGCACGATGCGATCGTCCTGGGAGCGTGGGGATGCGGCGTCTTCCGCAACGATCCGGGCGAGGTCGCCCGCTGGATGCACGAAGCGCTGACGCAAGACCCGCGGTTTGTCGGGGCGTTTGCCAAGGTTGACTTCGCGGTGCTTGATTTCACGTCAGAGAAGAAGACGTATGAGGCGTTTCGCCAGCAGTTCGCCTAG
- a CDS encoding ArsR/SmtB family transcription factor: MPRAATTTDVFNAIAEPRRRQIIDLLAGASRPQAVGDLVEALQLPQPAVSKHLAVLRKVGVVSVRKQGKQRLYELNAVELRPVHDWVKTYERFWSNQLDRIKQRAEKLAAERAAQPKSKKPKEI; the protein is encoded by the coding sequence ATGCCACGAGCCGCCACCACCACCGACGTCTTCAACGCCATTGCCGAACCGCGGCGACGACAGATTATCGACCTGTTGGCTGGGGCCAGCCGTCCGCAAGCGGTTGGCGATCTGGTCGAGGCGCTGCAGTTGCCGCAGCCGGCGGTGTCGAAACACCTGGCCGTGCTCCGCAAGGTCGGCGTCGTTTCCGTTCGCAAGCAAGGGAAACAGCGTCTGTACGAACTGAACGCGGTGGAGTTACGACCGGTGCATGACTGGGTGAAAACGTACGAACGATTCTGGAGCAATCAGCTCGATCGAATCAAACAACGCGCCGAGAAACTGGCGGCCGAGCGCGCCGCCCAGCCGAAATCGAAAAAACCGAAGGAGATCTAA
- a CDS encoding SRPBCC family protein, which produces MVAVNDTEAVRVLHIYQEIEINAPIAIAWEAILAEMGPEGVMPNDKTQPFPMVLEAWPGGRWFRDLGDNAGHFWGHVQVIKPPKLLEICGPLFMSYAATNHVQYRLIETGDMTTLQLTHRGLGQITQDVFDGANAGWDFRNQRTKEFAEKLAARAN; this is translated from the coding sequence ATGGTCGCCGTCAACGATACCGAAGCGGTCCGCGTACTTCACATCTATCAGGAAATCGAAATCAACGCCCCGATCGCCATCGCCTGGGAGGCGATCTTGGCCGAGATGGGCCCAGAGGGGGTCATGCCCAACGACAAGACGCAGCCGTTTCCCATGGTGCTGGAAGCCTGGCCTGGCGGACGCTGGTTCCGCGATCTGGGCGATAACGCCGGGCACTTCTGGGGTCACGTGCAGGTAATCAAACCGCCGAAGCTGCTCGAGATCTGCGGCCCCCTCTTTATGTCCTACGCCGCCACCAATCACGTGCAATATCGACTGATCGAAACAGGCGACATGACGACGCTGCAGCTAACGCATCGTGGCCTGGGGCAGATCACGCAAGACGTTTTCGACGGCGCAAACGCTGGCTGGGACTTTCGAAATCAGCGGACTAAAGAATTCGCAGAAAAACTGGCCGCCCGAGCCAACTGA
- a CDS encoding SRPBCC family protein yields MILKIVLGIVLLLVLAVVVILIAAMTRPNQFSYARSMKMAAPPEVVFPHVNNLQKWEAWSPWEKLDPNMKKTYGDTVEGEGAYYAWNGDGNVGAGAITIAESQPYEKIKMDLKILRPFACENDVFFTFASDGDQTNVTWRMDGKNNFMAKVTSLFMNFEEMCGNQFTEGLESLKQITEEEVKQASPGEAGSTS; encoded by the coding sequence ATGATCCTCAAAATTGTTCTCGGCATCGTCCTACTGCTGGTCTTGGCGGTCGTCGTCATTCTGATCGCGGCGATGACCCGTCCCAATCAGTTTTCGTACGCGCGTTCGATGAAGATGGCCGCTCCGCCGGAGGTAGTCTTCCCGCACGTCAACAACCTGCAAAAGTGGGAAGCCTGGTCTCCCTGGGAAAAGCTCGACCCCAACATGAAAAAGACCTACGGCGATACGGTCGAAGGGGAGGGCGCCTACTATGCCTGGAACGGTGATGGAAACGTAGGCGCAGGAGCGATCACCATCGCCGAGTCGCAGCCGTACGAGAAAATCAAAATGGACCTCAAGATCCTTCGCCCGTTCGCGTGTGAGAATGACGTCTTCTTCACCTTCGCTTCCGACGGCGATCAGACCAACGTCACTTGGCGGATGGATGGCAAGAACAACTTCATGGCCAAGGTAACGAGCCTGTTCATGAACTTCGAAGAGATGTGCGGCAACCAATTTACCGAAGGGCTGGAAAGCCTGAAGCAGATCACCGAGGAGGAAGTGAAGCAAGCTTCGCCTGGCGAGGCCGGGTCGACCTCGTAA